The following proteins are co-located in the Camelina sativa cultivar DH55 chromosome 12, Cs, whole genome shotgun sequence genome:
- the LOC104730671 gene encoding 2S seed storage protein 2, translating into MANKLFLVSATLALCFLLTNASIYRTVVEFDEDDATNRQFRPQQKCQREFQQQQHLRACQSWMRQQSRQGRGSGPALDDEFDFQDDIENPQRRDPVLQQCCNELQQQDPECVCPTLKQAARAVRLQGQQGPYQASQILQTAKRLPNICNIPQVGVCPFRASPYY; encoded by the coding sequence ATGGCAAACAAGCTCTTCCTCGTTTCTGCAACTCTCGCCCTCTGCTTCCTCCTCACCAACGCTTCCATCTACCGCACCGTCGTCGAGTTCGACGAAGATGACGCCACTAACCGCCAATTCCGCCCACAACAGAAATGCCAGAGGGAgtttcagcaacaacaacacctaAGAGCTTGCCAGAGCTGGATGCGCCAGCAATCTAGGCAAGGCCGTGGTAGCGGTCCCGCCCTCGATGATGAGTTTGATTTCCAAGACGACATCGAGAACCCACAGCGGAGAGACCCCGTACTCCAACAGTGCTGCAACGAGCTCCAACAGCAAGACCCAGAGTGCGTTTGCCCCACCTTGAAACAGGCAGCTAGAGCTGTTAGACTCCAGGGACAGCAAGGACCTTACCAAGCCAGCCAAATTCTCCAGACCGCTAAGCGCTTGCCTAACATTTGCAACATCCCACAAGTTGGTGTTTGCCCCTTCAGGGCCTCCCCTTACTACTAA